A portion of the Bactrocera neohumeralis isolate Rockhampton chromosome 2, APGP_CSIRO_Bneo_wtdbg2-racon-allhic-juicebox.fasta_v2, whole genome shotgun sequence genome contains these proteins:
- the LOC126758025 gene encoding chromosomal protein D1-like, producing the protein MQRGTAKNQQISLVNTDSNAGTVVDKMAPRRGRPRKIGKLKTTHPIIATGRGRGRPKISNLSAELNDDIVTNTKVVKKTLQSRQEKSIGRIERRGRPRKQKPCSDSENSYCDEKPDFEERRPVGRPSTGAVNLNIVRTGRGQGRPKKLQSKMNVTLKVTQTGDNQPTKKRGRPSKGGVPYKPTGKPRGRPRIENKTTQSGEVVVDDKPSEK; encoded by the exons atgcaacgaGGTACTGCCAAAAATCAACAAATCAGCTTGGTAAATACCGACAGCAATGCAGGAACTGTTGTTGACAAAATGGCGCCACGCAGAGGTAGGCCGCGAAAAATAGGCAAATTGAAAACTACACATCCAATCATTGCAACTGGTAGAGGACGTGGGCGaccgaaaatttcaaatctgtCGGCGGAATTGAATGATGATATTGTCACGAATACCAAAGTTGTAAAGAAAACCTTACAAAGCCGTCAAGAGAAGTCAATTGGACGTATTGAACGACGTGGTCGGCCGAGAAAGCAGAAACCATGCAGCGACAGTGAGAATT CATATTGTGATGAAAAACCCGACTTTGAAGAACGTCGCCCAGTGGGAAGACCCTCTACAGGCgctgtaaatttaaatattgtgcgCACTGGTCGAGGGCAAGGACGTCCAAAGAAATTGCAATCGAAAATGAACGTTACACTGAAAGTAACACAAACTGGCGATAATCAACCTACGAAGAAACGTGGAAGACCCAGCAAGGGTGGAGTTCCCTATAAACCAACGGGAAAACCGCGAGGGCGTCCTAGGATCGAGAATAAAACCACACAAAGTGGTGAAGTAGTTGTTGACGACAAACCCtcggaaaaataa